A stretch of Microbacterium sp. LWH3-1.2 DNA encodes these proteins:
- a CDS encoding 2-oxo acid dehydrogenase subunit E2 — protein MPEVLAGATEAAIQTWLVAQDTPVAVNQGLAEIETDKAIVELTAEVAGTIGRLLVSEGSSVSVGEPILVLLADGEGQDAIGPALAAAGVHTGGNATAALSPTPSAASATAEAAQANPDDAVTQRAAAVDVGGAGAEESSARRLFASPLVRRLAADAGADLDDIRGTGPQGRIVRRDLERHLADREAVKPAQPDTAKAPTPAPTAPMPDATPEPSANFEDVPLNRMRKAIARRLTESKSTVPHFYLLADCRVDALLALRRTVNENAARKISVNDFVLKAVAGALVDVPVANAIWNDDSIRRFSSVDISVAVATEGGLMTPVLREVERLSLGQISATVAEMAGRAREGRLKQHELEGGSFSVSNLGMYGTSQFSAILNPPQSGILAVGAARRLPVVGADGELTVGQVMTVTLSADHRVMDGAVAAEWLAAFQRRIENPLTILV, from the coding sequence ATGCCGGAGGTTCTCGCCGGCGCGACAGAAGCTGCTATCCAGACCTGGCTGGTCGCTCAGGACACCCCGGTTGCGGTCAATCAGGGACTGGCCGAGATCGAGACCGACAAAGCGATCGTGGAACTCACCGCCGAAGTCGCCGGAACGATCGGCCGACTCCTGGTCTCGGAGGGCTCGAGCGTCTCGGTCGGAGAGCCGATCCTCGTGCTTCTCGCCGACGGTGAGGGCCAGGACGCGATCGGACCGGCGCTTGCCGCCGCCGGGGTGCACACGGGTGGCAACGCCACGGCGGCCCTCTCTCCGACACCCTCAGCCGCGTCGGCGACGGCCGAAGCAGCCCAGGCAAACCCGGACGATGCTGTCACGCAGCGGGCGGCTGCGGTCGACGTCGGGGGAGCTGGGGCAGAAGAGAGCTCCGCGCGCCGCTTGTTCGCCAGCCCGCTGGTGCGGAGGCTTGCAGCCGATGCGGGAGCCGACCTGGACGACATCCGTGGCACCGGGCCACAGGGACGCATCGTGCGGAGGGACCTCGAGCGTCATCTGGCAGATCGCGAGGCGGTGAAGCCGGCACAGCCCGATACTGCCAAGGCGCCGACACCGGCCCCCACTGCGCCGATGCCGGACGCCACGCCGGAGCCGTCGGCGAACTTCGAGGACGTTCCGCTCAACCGGATGCGAAAGGCGATCGCTCGTCGGCTCACGGAGAGCAAGTCGACGGTCCCGCACTTCTATCTCCTCGCTGATTGTCGCGTGGATGCACTGCTCGCGCTGCGCCGGACCGTGAACGAGAACGCAGCCCGAAAGATCTCGGTCAATGACTTCGTCCTCAAGGCGGTCGCTGGCGCTCTCGTAGACGTGCCGGTTGCGAACGCGATCTGGAACGACGACAGTATTCGCCGATTCTCATCGGTCGACATCTCCGTGGCGGTCGCCACCGAGGGCGGGCTGATGACGCCCGTGCTGCGTGAGGTCGAACGACTCTCACTCGGTCAGATCAGTGCAACGGTCGCAGAAATGGCGGGGCGCGCACGAGAGGGCAGATTGAAGCAGCATGAGCTGGAAGGCGGAAGCTTCTCTGTCTCCAATCTCGGCATGTACGGCACGAGCCAGTTCTCGGCCATCCTCAACCCGCCGCAGTCGGGCATCCTCGCCGTTGGTGCAGCACGTCGGCTGCCGGTTGTCGGGGCGGATGGCGAGCTCACCGTCGGGCAGGTGATGACTGTCACGCTCTCCGCCGACCACCGCGTAATGGATGGCGCGGTCGCCGCAGAGTGGCTGGCCGCGTTCCAGCGCCGGATAGAGAACCCCCTCACCATCCTCGTTTGA
- a CDS encoding alpha-ketoacid dehydrogenase subunit alpha/beta, whose translation MPKKKRLQTGVDWFELSTTNADWDAVDPVLLGTMLAQLHLIRAFEETVLELAGEGLVHGPAHSSIGQEGGAVGSIVGLRSTDGVNGSHRGHHQFLAKALTHVSGGTIDPNAPIDSATQEVLQRTLAEILGLAEGYCGGRGGSMHLQWFEAGALGTNAIVGGGAPLAAGNAWAQKHSGTTDLTINYLGDGASQIGSVLESMNLAAAWKLPVSYFIENNLYAVSTRADEVTADPRFSVRGQGFGIPSWRVDGMDPLAVYLATQEAAERMRSGEGPTVIEAEVYRFFHQNGPYPGSAFGYRSKEEEASWRARDPLDLVAQRMLERGLIADEQIADLRAAAQRAMADAVSQLLEADPDKPGKRRIKPDLWPQTSFVNVGVRGDASELEGLPLLGEVSETRALKFVDAVAQVMDRRMEVDERIVVMGEDVHRLNGGTNGATKGLAKRYGSDRILGTPISENAFTGLAGGLALDGRFRPVVEFMYPDFMWVAADQVFNQIGKARHMFGGQNPVPLVLRTKVAMGSGYGSQHLMDPAGIFATNPGWRIVAASNATDYVGLMNAALALEDPVLVIEHVDLYGQADQVPAGHLDYIIPPGSAALVRTGADLTVISYLSMVGHAREAIEQTGIDADLIDLRWLDRASIDWDTIGESIKKTNAVLVVEQGAQGTSYGAWLADEIQRRYFDWLDQPVGRVMGQEASPSISKVLERAAIARTEEVVAGLEAVRAGFGG comes from the coding sequence ATGCCGAAGAAGAAGCGCCTGCAGACAGGGGTCGACTGGTTCGAACTGTCCACGACCAATGCGGACTGGGATGCCGTGGACCCGGTCTTGCTCGGGACGATGCTCGCGCAGCTGCACCTGATCCGCGCTTTCGAAGAGACCGTGCTGGAACTGGCAGGCGAGGGGCTGGTTCACGGACCGGCGCACTCGAGCATCGGTCAGGAAGGCGGTGCGGTCGGCTCGATCGTGGGGCTTCGCTCCACGGACGGTGTGAACGGGTCCCACCGCGGTCACCATCAGTTCCTCGCAAAGGCGCTCACACACGTCTCCGGGGGCACCATTGATCCCAACGCCCCCATCGACTCGGCGACTCAGGAAGTGCTTCAGCGCACTCTCGCCGAGATCCTGGGGCTCGCGGAGGGGTACTGCGGCGGGCGCGGCGGCTCGATGCATCTGCAGTGGTTCGAGGCGGGAGCCCTCGGCACCAACGCTATCGTCGGCGGCGGGGCACCTCTGGCTGCGGGTAACGCTTGGGCGCAGAAGCACAGCGGGACCACCGACCTCACCATCAACTACCTCGGTGACGGCGCATCCCAGATCGGCTCTGTCCTCGAGTCGATGAACCTCGCGGCCGCCTGGAAGCTGCCGGTTTCCTACTTCATCGAGAACAACCTCTACGCGGTGTCGACGCGCGCCGACGAGGTCACCGCGGATCCTCGATTCTCCGTGCGCGGGCAGGGCTTCGGCATCCCGTCTTGGCGCGTCGACGGTATGGATCCGCTTGCCGTGTACCTCGCCACCCAGGAAGCTGCTGAGCGGATGCGCTCCGGCGAAGGCCCGACCGTGATCGAAGCCGAGGTCTATCGCTTCTTCCACCAGAACGGGCCGTACCCGGGCAGCGCGTTCGGGTATCGCAGTAAGGAAGAGGAAGCGTCGTGGCGCGCCCGTGACCCGCTCGACCTGGTCGCACAGCGCATGCTGGAGCGCGGGCTGATCGCCGATGAGCAGATCGCGGACCTGCGCGCAGCGGCGCAGCGCGCGATGGCCGACGCGGTTTCGCAGCTGCTCGAAGCCGATCCGGACAAACCGGGCAAGCGCCGGATCAAGCCTGACCTGTGGCCCCAGACCAGCTTCGTGAATGTCGGTGTGCGCGGCGACGCCAGCGAACTCGAGGGGCTCCCCCTTCTGGGTGAGGTCAGTGAGACTCGTGCGCTCAAGTTCGTCGACGCGGTCGCGCAGGTGATGGACCGGCGCATGGAAGTCGACGAGCGCATCGTCGTGATGGGTGAGGACGTGCACCGCCTCAATGGCGGGACGAACGGAGCAACGAAGGGGCTGGCCAAGCGCTACGGCTCGGACCGCATTCTGGGCACTCCCATCAGTGAGAACGCGTTCACCGGGCTCGCCGGCGGGCTCGCCCTCGACGGACGCTTCCGGCCGGTGGTCGAGTTCATGTACCCCGACTTCATGTGGGTTGCAGCTGATCAGGTCTTCAACCAGATCGGCAAAGCCCGCCACATGTTCGGCGGACAGAATCCGGTGCCGCTGGTTCTGCGCACCAAAGTGGCGATGGGGTCGGGATACGGTTCCCAGCACTTGATGGATCCGGCCGGGATCTTCGCGACCAACCCCGGCTGGCGGATCGTCGCCGCCTCCAACGCCACCGACTACGTCGGCCTCATGAACGCCGCCTTGGCACTCGAAGATCCCGTGCTGGTCATCGAACACGTCGATCTGTACGGCCAAGCCGACCAGGTGCCCGCCGGCCACCTCGACTACATAATTCCTCCCGGCAGTGCGGCACTGGTGCGAACCGGTGCGGACCTCACCGTCATCAGCTACCTGTCGATGGTCGGGCACGCGCGCGAGGCGATAGAGCAGACCGGCATAGATGCCGATCTGATCGACCTTCGGTGGCTGGACCGCGCCTCCATCGACTGGGACACGATCGGCGAGAGCATAAAGAAGACCAACGCCGTCCTGGTCGTCGAGCAAGGCGCCCAGGGCACGTCGTACGGTGCCTGGCTCGCTGACGAGATTCAGCGTCGCTACTTCGACTGGCTCGATCAGCCGGTGGGGCGCGTCATGGGGCAGGAAGCGTCGCCGAGCATCTCCAAGGTGCTCGAGCGTGCAGCGATCGCCCGCACTGAAGAAGTCGTGGCCGGCCTGGAGGCCGTGCGGGCCGGGTTCGGAGGCTGA
- a CDS encoding VOC family protein: MSAQRGIPGIRGTDHIGFTVPDLEDAHTFLVDILGCEEIYRLGAKRSDGDDWMHTHLGVHPRTVVREIRFYRLGNGGNFEVFLYQSADRQRTQPRNSDIGGYHIAFYVDDLDAAVQYLRDNDVEVMGEPTASKQSAEGQRWIYFRSPWGLQFELVSFPQGKAYEKDAPRLLWHPVHPER; this comes from the coding sequence ATGAGCGCTCAACGAGGCATCCCGGGCATTCGAGGCACGGACCACATCGGGTTCACCGTTCCAGACCTGGAGGACGCGCATACGTTTCTGGTGGACATCCTCGGCTGCGAAGAGATCTACCGTCTGGGCGCCAAGCGCTCGGACGGTGACGACTGGATGCACACGCACCTGGGAGTCCACCCACGCACGGTTGTCAGGGAGATCCGCTTCTACCGGTTGGGTAACGGCGGGAACTTCGAGGTCTTCCTCTATCAGTCGGCCGATCGGCAGCGCACCCAACCCCGCAACAGCGATATCGGCGGGTATCACATCGCCTTCTACGTCGACGATCTCGATGCGGCCGTGCAGTATCTCCGCGACAACGATGTGGAAGTGATGGGGGAACCTACCGCAAGCAAGCAGTCGGCCGAAGGTCAGCGGTGGATCTACTTCCGCAGCCCATGGGGCTTGCAGTTCGAACTCGTAAGCTTCCCGCAGGGGAAAGCGTACGAGAAGGACGCTCCCCGCCTTCTCTGGCACCCAGTCCACCCGGAGCGATGA
- a CDS encoding GntR family transcriptional regulator encodes MNTATHGATGAAIAARLRDEILAGTYAPGERIRQDELADLHGASRLPVRDALRILEAEGLVNLVANTGAWVSKISMAECEEIYQMRERLEPLLLRLNVPLMTTDDADGLDLLADAMEDATDVERFLRMDREFHLSCIEAVETSVLGTTVLNLWNRTQHYRRAATRLFYLEEDRSVHFDHHLIVNAIRLGDADEAEQVLSRHIRRSRLELSRHPEVFS; translated from the coding sequence ATGAACACGGCGACCCACGGAGCAACCGGCGCCGCGATTGCGGCACGACTCCGCGACGAGATTCTGGCCGGGACGTACGCACCTGGGGAGCGAATCCGCCAGGACGAACTCGCCGACCTCCACGGTGCGAGCCGACTTCCGGTTCGGGACGCGCTGCGTATCCTCGAGGCGGAAGGCCTTGTCAACCTGGTCGCGAACACGGGCGCGTGGGTATCGAAGATCAGCATGGCGGAGTGTGAGGAGATCTACCAGATGCGGGAGCGTCTGGAGCCGCTGCTGCTCCGGTTGAATGTCCCACTGATGACGACCGACGATGCCGACGGTCTGGACCTCCTCGCCGACGCCATGGAGGACGCCACCGATGTCGAGCGATTCCTGCGAATGGACCGCGAGTTCCACCTGTCCTGCATTGAAGCCGTGGAAACGAGCGTCCTCGGGACCACTGTGCTCAATCTCTGGAACAGGACTCAGCACTATAGGCGCGCCGCGACAAGACTGTTCTATCTCGAGGAAGACCGCAGCGTGCATTTCGATCATCACCTCATCGTCAACGCGATCCGGTTGGGCGATGCAGACGAGGCGGAGCAGGTTCTCTCACGCCACATTCGCCGGAGCCGGCTGGAACTCTCCCGGCACCCTGAGGTGTTCTCCTGA
- a CDS encoding pyridoxamine 5'-phosphate oxidase family protein, translating to MTDTPLPEAALAFLRQPNPAVMATVTAKGRPVSVATWYLIEDDGLLMLCMNADRARLKHLQNNGHVSLTVLARDDFGTHLSVQGHVVSIRPDEGLADIDRLSRHFLGKDYPARESPLVTVHVAIDRWFGWSGGRQSHY from the coding sequence GTGACCGACACTCCGTTGCCCGAAGCCGCCCTCGCCTTCCTCCGACAGCCGAACCCCGCCGTCATGGCGACGGTCACGGCGAAGGGCCGTCCCGTATCGGTGGCGACCTGGTATCTGATCGAAGACGACGGACTGCTCATGCTCTGCATGAACGCAGACCGCGCGCGCCTGAAGCACCTGCAGAACAACGGCCACGTGTCGTTGACCGTGCTCGCACGGGATGACTTCGGGACGCACCTGTCTGTCCAGGGGCACGTCGTGTCGATCAGGCCCGATGAGGGACTCGCAGACATCGATCGACTCTCGAGGCATTTCCTCGGCAAGGACTACCCCGCCAGGGAGAGCCCGCTCGTGACGGTCCACGTGGCGATCGACCGATGGTTCGGCTGGTCCGGAGGGCGTCAGTCGCACTACTGA
- a CDS encoding GntR family transcriptional regulator: MSAIRGRTLVDAIRDLVVAGELAPGSRVTEPALAERFGVSRVPVREALRVLAAEGFIDLRPYGSPTVQLLTENVVREVSDARNLLEPNVAREAALHRGDADLATIRSILTEGDEAIAERELHRLNRLNSRFHNAVASACGNSVLGAFVHVLSNRSEWINVAMIAPNSELLWGDHREIYSAITRGDAPLAEALMAAHVRRATSVDLRTEPAVLAGSAEESTQT; encoded by the coding sequence ATGTCGGCGATTCGTGGCCGGACGTTGGTCGATGCCATCCGCGACTTGGTCGTTGCCGGCGAGCTGGCTCCGGGGTCGCGGGTTACCGAACCGGCGCTCGCGGAGCGCTTCGGCGTCTCACGTGTGCCGGTGAGGGAGGCGCTGCGGGTGCTCGCGGCGGAGGGCTTCATCGATCTGCGACCGTATGGTTCCCCGACTGTGCAACTTCTGACTGAGAACGTCGTTCGAGAGGTCAGTGACGCGCGCAACCTTCTGGAGCCGAACGTGGCGCGGGAGGCGGCGCTGCACCGCGGGGACGCGGACCTGGCGACGATTCGGTCGATCTTGACCGAGGGGGACGAGGCGATCGCTGAGAGAGAGCTTCACAGACTGAACCGCTTGAACTCGCGCTTCCACAACGCTGTCGCCTCGGCGTGCGGCAACTCCGTCCTCGGGGCCTTTGTCCATGTGCTGTCCAACCGGTCCGAGTGGATCAATGTCGCGATGATCGCTCCGAACTCGGAGCTGCTGTGGGGGGATCACCGCGAGATCTATTCCGCCATCACCCGGGGCGACGCGCCGCTCGCCGAGGCGTTGATGGCGGCGCATGTGCGGCGAGCGACCTCGGTCGATCTGCGAACAGAGCCGGCAGTGCTCGCTGGATCCGCTGAGGAATCTACGCAGACGTAA
- a CDS encoding TSUP family transporter, translated as MVPTLMFAFGMSGLTARGTSLLMMIPTAVSGTAGNLRRDNVDLFAAAAAVGVAACATTAVGAWVATLLAPHAAKCALRRLPRVHRHPDSRASRPESEGLSSGAATQGELSLA; from the coding sequence GTGGTGCCGACGTTGATGTTCGCGTTCGGCATGAGTGGCCTCACTGCGCGGGGCACCTCTCTCCTCATGATGATTCCTACAGCTGTGTCTGGGACGGCAGGGAACCTGCGGAGAGACAACGTGGATCTCTTCGCCGCCGCCGCGGCGGTCGGCGTCGCGGCGTGCGCGACGACGGCCGTGGGTGCGTGGGTCGCGACATTGTTGGCCCCGCACGCCGCGAAATGCGCTCTTCGCCGTCTTCCTCGCGTTCATCGCCATCCGGATAGCCGTGCGAGCCGTCCGGAGAGCGAGGGCCTGAGCAGCGGGGCTGCCACGCAGGGCGAGCTGTCTTTGGCGTGA
- a CDS encoding TSUP family transporter yields the protein MPVLPLGSDQRRAAGASMAVIVLTAPVRVVEYALNGSVNRVADLILAAGAIVGAQIGTCLLSKVSNTRLR from the coding sequence ATGCCGGTCCTCCCCTTGGGCTCCGACCAGCGGCGCGCGGCAGGCGCCTCCATGGCAGTCATCGTGCTCACTGCACCCGTCAGGGTGGTCGAGTACGCGCTGAACGGCTCGGTGAACCGGGTCGCGGACCTCATTCTCGCCGCGGGAGCGATCGTAGGCGCCCAGATCGGCACGTGCCTTCTGTCGAAGGTGTCGAATACGCGGCTGCGGTAG
- a CDS encoding gamma-glutamyltransferase family protein: MQFTTRPELVGTFGMVASTHWLASAAGMAILEEGGNAFDAAAAAGLVLHVVEPHLNGLGGDTPILGFDVESGAPWVLCGQGPAPSAATGSAFEQLGLDVIPGTGHLAAVIPGSFGAWMSMIERHGTLPLEAITRFAIGYARDGYPLIPDAATAIRSVTELFAQHWQSSAEIYLTGEQAPRAGARFRNLTLADTLERIVREANAGGGTRESVIARAREVFYRGFVAESIDAFVRQPVRDVTGEDHAGLLTGEDLAHWVPRWEAPVTIEFGGVTVAKTGPWGQGPVLLQQLAALAHQDVGAPGSAQMVHAVAETAKLAFADREAFYGDPDFVDVPLTALLSDEYARERATLVGPEASTELRPGRPGGREPRLSPAIFNDRAIHGVGTGEPTLGSMGLVRGDTCHLDVVDRWGNVVAATPSGGWLQSSPAVPGLGFSLPTRAQMFWVEPGLPNSIAPGKRPRTTLSPGMLLRDGTPHLAFGTPGGDQQDQWTVPFLLNLLVHKMNLQEAIDAATWHSTHMPSSFFPRTFTPGGLVVEESLGSSVIDDLRCRGHDIVISKPWTLGRLSAAGVRDDGMLVAAANARGMQGYAAGR; encoded by the coding sequence ATGCAGTTCACAACACGTCCGGAACTTGTCGGAACCTTCGGCATGGTGGCCTCGACTCATTGGCTGGCGTCCGCTGCCGGAATGGCCATCCTCGAGGAGGGTGGCAACGCATTCGATGCGGCGGCCGCGGCCGGCCTCGTGCTGCACGTCGTCGAGCCCCACCTGAACGGGCTGGGCGGGGATACGCCGATCCTGGGTTTCGATGTCGAGTCAGGCGCGCCGTGGGTCCTCTGCGGGCAAGGCCCAGCACCCTCGGCGGCGACGGGCAGTGCGTTCGAGCAGCTGGGCTTGGACGTCATACCCGGTACCGGCCATCTCGCCGCGGTGATCCCTGGCTCGTTCGGCGCGTGGATGAGCATGATCGAGAGGCACGGAACGCTCCCGTTGGAGGCGATCACTCGGTTCGCCATCGGCTACGCGCGCGATGGCTACCCGCTGATTCCCGACGCCGCGACCGCGATCCGCTCGGTGACCGAGCTCTTCGCCCAGCACTGGCAGAGCTCCGCCGAGATCTATCTCACCGGGGAACAGGCGCCTCGAGCGGGAGCCCGGTTTCGGAACCTGACGCTGGCAGACACGTTGGAGCGGATCGTCCGCGAGGCGAACGCAGGTGGCGGCACGCGTGAGTCGGTGATCGCGCGCGCGCGGGAGGTCTTCTATCGCGGGTTCGTCGCGGAGTCGATCGATGCATTCGTCCGGCAGCCTGTTCGGGATGTCACCGGGGAAGACCACGCTGGCCTGCTCACGGGAGAGGATCTCGCGCACTGGGTGCCTCGCTGGGAGGCGCCGGTGACGATCGAGTTCGGCGGCGTCACAGTCGCGAAGACCGGACCGTGGGGGCAGGGGCCGGTCCTCCTGCAGCAACTGGCTGCGCTGGCGCACCAGGACGTCGGCGCGCCGGGCTCAGCGCAAATGGTGCATGCGGTAGCCGAGACCGCCAAGTTGGCCTTCGCCGACCGGGAAGCGTTTTACGGCGATCCGGATTTCGTCGACGTACCACTGACGGCGCTGCTGTCGGACGAGTACGCTCGCGAGCGAGCGACGCTTGTCGGCCCGGAGGCTTCCACTGAGCTCCGGCCCGGACGCCCCGGCGGACGAGAACCCCGGCTGTCCCCGGCCATCTTCAACGACCGCGCGATTCACGGCGTCGGCACGGGCGAGCCGACTCTCGGCAGCATGGGCCTCGTGCGCGGGGACACGTGCCATCTGGACGTCGTGGATCGCTGGGGGAACGTCGTCGCGGCGACGCCGAGCGGCGGATGGCTCCAGAGCTCACCTGCCGTCCCGGGCCTGGGCTTCTCACTCCCGACTCGCGCCCAGATGTTCTGGGTCGAGCCCGGCCTCCCGAATTCGATCGCACCTGGCAAGCGGCCCCGGACGACGCTGAGCCCCGGGATGCTGTTGCGTGATGGCACGCCCCACTTGGCATTCGGCACTCCCGGCGGCGATCAGCAGGATCAGTGGACCGTCCCGTTCCTCCTGAATCTGCTCGTACACAAGATGAACCTCCAGGAAGCCATCGATGCCGCCACCTGGCATTCGACGCATATGCCCTCTTCCTTCTTCCCGCGCACGTTCACGCCTGGTGGGCTGGTCGTGGAGGAGTCGCTCGGGTCGTCGGTCATCGACGACCTTCGTTGCCGCGGCCATGACATCGTGATCTCGAAGCCGTGGACTCTCGGCCGTCTGAGCGCCGCGGGCGTGCGCGACGACGGGATGCTCGTGGCGGCAGCGAACGCGCGGGGCATGCAGGGCTATGCCGCTGGTCGTTGA
- a CDS encoding MBL fold metallo-hydrolase, which translates to MILTKFNHATVRFEKDGVSLVTDPGTPTPESEELLSSAAAVLVTHEHFDHCDADALRRGLDRNPDLQVYGPAPVAELVGDHSDRFTEVSPGESFTIGPFFVETFGGTHAVIHPEMPEMSNISYLIEGRVYHPGDSYELPGVPVETLLMPTSGPWTSIRQGIDFVRGVAPTRAYQIHEFELSEPGQEYALYFLNLIAQSAPITKLAVGDSIEV; encoded by the coding sequence ATGATCCTCACCAAGTTCAATCACGCCACCGTGCGGTTCGAGAAGGACGGTGTTTCGCTGGTAACCGACCCGGGCACGCCAACCCCGGAGTCGGAAGAGCTCCTGTCTTCCGCTGCAGCAGTCCTGGTGACGCACGAGCACTTCGATCACTGCGACGCGGATGCTCTGCGTCGGGGGCTCGACCGCAATCCGGATCTGCAGGTCTACGGACCGGCCCCCGTGGCCGAGCTCGTCGGCGACCACTCCGACCGATTCACCGAGGTTTCGCCCGGTGAATCGTTCACCATCGGCCCATTCTTCGTCGAGACGTTCGGAGGAACACATGCGGTCATCCACCCCGAGATGCCGGAGATGTCTAACATCTCCTACTTGATCGAGGGACGCGTGTATCACCCGGGCGATTCGTACGAGCTCCCCGGAGTCCCGGTTGAGACGCTGCTCATGCCAACGAGCGGTCCGTGGACGTCCATCCGGCAGGGCATCGACTTCGTCCGCGGCGTTGCTCCGACGCGCGCCTACCAGATTCACGAGTTCGAGCTCAGTGAGCCAGGGCAGGAGTACGCGCTCTACTTCCTGAATCTGATTGCGCAGAGTGCTCCCATCACCAAGCTCGCGGTGGGTGATTCCATCGAGGTGTAA